In a genomic window of Pelotomaculum thermopropionicum SI:
- the AbiF gene encoding abortive infection bacteriophage resistance protein encodes MRTRVRLLYFGMIRAVSSYQFPKPPLTFEQQVDLLKSRGLIIKDTTFAKKILTNLSYYRLSGYTLSFRTNDIFHTGATFEIVYQIYEFDQKLRYLLLDMIEVVEIAFRTHIAYYHAHNYGSLGYQESLYFEDTNYHNEFMNEFKEQINRNKDRELFIKHHFEKYNGNFPIWVAVELFSFGTLSKFFKNMKSKDREFISKQHYGFLLYIPQTGYIHWLIYEIYVPIMAGFTIESLK; translated from the coding sequence ATGCGGACCAGGGTGAGACTTTTATATTTCGGGATGATTAGAGCAGTGTCTTCCTACCAATTTCCTAAACCCCCTCTAACATTTGAGCAACAAGTTGACCTGCTGAAGAGTCGTGGGTTAATAATAAAAGATACCACCTTTGCTAAAAAAATTTTAACAAATTTAAGCTATTATAGATTAAGCGGATATACCCTAAGTTTTAGGACAAACGATATTTTTCATACAGGCGCAACTTTTGAGATCGTTTATCAAATATACGAATTCGATCAAAAATTAAGGTATTTACTGCTCGACATGATTGAAGTAGTAGAAATTGCTTTTAGAACACATATAGCATACTATCATGCACATAATTATGGTTCTTTGGGTTATCAAGAAAGTTTATATTTTGAGGATACTAATTATCATAACGAATTTATGAACGAATTCAAAGAACAAATAAACAGGAATAAGGATAGAGAGTTATTTATTAAACATCACTTTGAAAAATACAATGGTAACTTTCCTATATGGGTTGCCGTCGAACTTTTTTCTTTTGGAACTTTATCGAAATTCTTTAAGAATATGAAATCTAAGGATAGAGAGTTTATATCTAAACAACATTACGGATTTCTTCTGTATATACCACAAACTGGTTACATTCATTGGTTAATTTACGAAATATATGTGCCCATTATGGCAGGATTTACAATAGAGTCTTTAAAATAA
- the ManB gene encoding phosphomannomutase yields the protein MLRATSVCKLGNLQQYIEAHYDALSGKVRIKIPGKEISPGVWAEDGAFIDPAASIEGPALIGAGCQIGAGARIDPYTVMGQGCLVQERASIKRSVLWNNVFVGSGAALRGAVVGSRVQVQSGAGIYEGAVVGDDSIIKENSLLKPEVKLWPHKVVETGATVQRSLVWGTCSPKRFFGFEGVSGLVNVEITPEFAARLGGAFGAVCGAGVRLAVSSDNYTASRMIKEALAAGMQSAGAAVLDLGTGITPLQRYAVRRLGCKGGVHVKVSPYSPDRVVIVFTNSRGGNISRDMERKIENALSREDYARADAARIVPPETVPGLAAGYIKAVCEGLDKERIRNVGFKLVISCDRHNLGGFIAGLSEELGIFTDSGGPDGDGAGYRSWRTLQGMLPSMARAVMESGADAGAVLDPNADLLILIDEKGRIIQDDLLTALLSLIILKKQGGTVVVPVTAPRAIEVLAERYQGRVVRTKTALQDFLDKVLVQGEGAEGVSQFFLHFDGLSALARVLDYAAQNGTPLSELVEEIPLFFVDKKEVPVPWEAKGRVIRHLIQDPPAGRLELLDGVKVYHQDGWALVLPDPDEPVCRVFSEGSTMEIAESLTEMYLKKINEIVGQNA from the coding sequence TTGTTACGGGCTACTTCTGTATGTAAGTTGGGTAATTTACAACAGTATATCGAAGCCCATTACGACGCCCTCTCCGGAAAGGTAAGGATTAAAATTCCGGGGAAAGAAATCTCTCCCGGTGTTTGGGCGGAGGACGGTGCTTTTATCGATCCGGCCGCTTCCATCGAAGGCCCTGCCCTGATCGGCGCCGGTTGCCAGATTGGGGCCGGAGCGCGAATCGACCCGTATACGGTCATGGGACAGGGCTGCCTGGTTCAGGAGAGGGCCTCCATAAAGCGCAGCGTCCTCTGGAACAATGTTTTCGTGGGCAGCGGGGCGGCCCTGCGCGGTGCGGTGGTGGGCAGCAGGGTTCAGGTGCAGTCCGGGGCCGGGATCTATGAAGGGGCGGTGGTGGGCGACGATTCCATCATTAAGGAAAACAGCCTTTTAAAGCCGGAAGTAAAGCTGTGGCCGCATAAGGTAGTCGAGACCGGCGCCACGGTGCAGCGGAGCCTGGTTTGGGGAACATGCTCTCCCAAGAGGTTTTTCGGCTTTGAGGGTGTAAGCGGCCTGGTTAACGTGGAGATCACCCCCGAGTTTGCCGCCAGGCTGGGCGGAGCTTTCGGAGCGGTGTGCGGCGCCGGGGTGCGGCTTGCCGTAAGCAGCGACAACTACACCGCCTCGCGCATGATTAAAGAAGCCCTGGCGGCCGGAATGCAGTCGGCAGGAGCCGCGGTTCTGGATCTGGGAACCGGCATCACGCCGCTGCAGCGTTACGCCGTGCGCCGCCTTGGCTGCAAAGGGGGAGTGCACGTCAAGGTATCGCCGTACTCGCCCGACCGGGTTGTTATAGTCTTTACCAATTCCCGCGGAGGAAACATCTCCAGGGATATGGAGCGAAAGATTGAAAACGCGTTGTCCAGGGAGGATTATGCCCGGGCGGATGCGGCCAGGATCGTGCCGCCGGAAACCGTACCCGGCTTGGCGGCCGGTTATATTAAAGCCGTTTGCGAAGGCCTGGACAAAGAAAGGATCAGGAATGTCGGATTTAAGCTGGTAATAAGTTGCGACCGGCACAATTTAGGTGGTTTTATTGCCGGGCTGAGCGAGGAGCTGGGGATTTTTACTGATAGCGGCGGACCTGACGGGGACGGCGCGGGTTACCGGAGCTGGCGGACTCTTCAGGGTATGCTGCCCTCGATGGCCCGTGCGGTTATGGAAAGCGGTGCCGATGCGGGCGCGGTGCTGGATCCAAATGCAGACCTCTTAATCCTGATCGATGAAAAAGGACGGATAATCCAGGACGACCTGCTGACCGCCCTGCTGTCCCTGATTATTCTGAAAAAGCAGGGGGGAACTGTGGTGGTGCCCGTTACTGCGCCCAGAGCCATCGAGGTGCTGGCCGAACGGTACCAGGGCAGGGTGGTGAGGACTAAAACTGCCCTCCAGGATTTTCTGGACAAGGTTCTGGTGCAGGGAGAAGGCGCGGAAGGGGTGTCCCAGTTTTTCCTGCACTTCGACGGCCTGTCGGCCCTGGCCAGAGTGCTGGATTATGCCGCTCAAAACGGCACCCCGCTGTCGGAGCTGGTGGAGGAAATACCGCTGTTTTTTGTCGACAAGAAGGAGGTTCCCGTTCCCTGGGAAGCAAAAGGCAGGGTAATCAGACACCTGATCCAGGACCCTCCTGCCGGCCGGCTGGAACTGCTGGATGGCGTCAAGGTCTATCATCAGGACGGCTGGGCCCTGGTGCTGCCAGACCCCGACGAGCCTGTATGCCGGGTTTTCAGCGAGGGAAGCACTATGGAAATAGCCGAGTCGCTGACCGAGATGTACTTAAAGAAAATAAACGAGATTGTCGGGCAAAATGCCTGA
- a CDS encoding uncharacterized conserved protein, whose product MIYKLPVTIKLYGREYIARCEPLRATATGDNPDEALKNLREAIDEMIREFGREEVFQDVSPETEVRVLEVSV is encoded by the coding sequence TTGATTTACAAGCTGCCAGTGACAATCAAACTATATGGCAGGGAGTATATTGCCCGCTGTGAGCCGTTAAGGGCCACCGCCACGGGGGATAACCCTGACGAAGCGTTGAAAAATTTAAGGGAAGCCATAGACGAAATGATAAGGGAATTTGGCCGGGAAGAGGTATTTCAAGACGTTAGTCCTGAAACTGAAGTGCGGGTGCTTGAGGTAAGCGTATGA
- the BaeS gene encoding signal transduction histidine kinase, giving the protein MFIFRKGFGGQLLALIAVLLILPVILTAYMLHAIKKTELALVENHKAKLAKVMDQLDEKLPETFDQILSRTVPPDAPRRDKVQALNRELKKTIADVSRAYPDVELGFYSQDLDVILDGDTEHYGENFSRRRKQAFDDAIGTRETVMESFGKPEGGFLESYKPLERDDQIIGAVWARENLLEMYTRVDGVQRDSYLIIFTGAVLGIGGSFFLLGNFLNNVNQVKKGVKLLEYDLNTRLPPATGELGEITGAINHLAGRLVKAQNYNKVILANIDDGIMAVDPAGTIVLLNPAFSLIFGIGTEFLEKNLYDAFPPDSQIAGIVRAALDEKRLVKDFDITWATPGNGTKNILVSTSLLADNDREMMGVVLTCRDITERLRMREKMQRQERLAALGKLVAGVAHEIRNPITSISGYIQFWQKKNTPSPRSIATIYREVTRLNSIVDKLLHFVKPSQINPAPVDVNLLVDKVSQFFADTHQSDSITVVTKTENNLPPAWVDFAQVEQVLMNIMYNAWQALEGRSGTITLNTSYNPDTENLILEVADNGCGIPAENMSNLFDPFFTTRPKGTGLGLAIAYEIIRAHGGNIEVESEEGAGTSVRIYLQRAKEAS; this is encoded by the coding sequence TTGTTTATTTTTCGAAAGGGTTTCGGCGGTCAACTCCTTGCCCTGATCGCCGTGCTGCTGATTTTGCCGGTCATTTTAACTGCTTACATGCTGCATGCCATCAAGAAGACTGAACTGGCCCTGGTGGAAAACCACAAGGCCAAGCTGGCCAAGGTGATGGACCAGTTGGATGAAAAGTTGCCGGAGACCTTCGACCAGATCTTGAGCCGCACCGTTCCTCCCGACGCGCCGCGGCGCGACAAGGTGCAAGCCCTGAACCGGGAATTGAAAAAGACCATTGCGGACGTGAGCCGCGCCTACCCGGACGTTGAACTCGGCTTTTACTCCCAGGACCTGGACGTCATCCTGGACGGGGACACGGAGCATTACGGCGAGAACTTTTCCAGACGCCGCAAGCAGGCCTTTGACGACGCCATCGGGACCCGGGAGACGGTGATGGAGTCCTTCGGCAAACCGGAGGGCGGGTTCCTCGAGTCGTATAAACCCCTCGAAAGGGACGATCAAATTATCGGGGCCGTGTGGGCAAGGGAAAACCTGCTCGAAATGTATACCCGCGTCGACGGCGTCCAGCGCGACTCTTATCTGATTATCTTCACCGGGGCCGTGCTGGGTATCGGAGGGAGCTTCTTCTTGCTCGGCAACTTTTTAAACAACGTGAATCAGGTAAAAAAAGGCGTCAAATTGCTGGAATACGACCTGAACACCCGCCTGCCCCCGGCTACCGGCGAACTTGGGGAAATTACCGGCGCCATCAACCACCTGGCCGGCCGTCTGGTCAAGGCCCAGAACTACAACAAAGTCATCCTCGCCAACATCGATGACGGTATCATGGCCGTTGACCCGGCGGGCACCATCGTTCTCTTAAACCCCGCTTTCAGTCTGATCTTCGGTATCGGTACGGAATTCCTCGAGAAAAACTTATATGACGCCTTTCCCCCGGACTCGCAAATTGCCGGGATCGTCCGGGCGGCCCTGGACGAAAAGAGACTGGTCAAAGACTTTGACATCACCTGGGCGACGCCGGGCAACGGCACAAAAAATATCCTGGTGAGCACATCCCTGTTGGCCGATAACGACCGCGAAATGATGGGCGTCGTTCTAACCTGCCGCGACATCACCGAGAGGTTGCGGATGCGGGAAAAAATGCAGCGTCAGGAGAGGCTGGCCGCACTGGGGAAACTGGTGGCCGGCGTGGCCCACGAAATCCGCAACCCGATCACGTCCATCAGCGGGTATATTCAATTCTGGCAGAAAAAAAACACACCCTCACCGCGGTCCATTGCCACCATCTACCGGGAAGTCACGCGGTTGAACTCCATCGTAGACAAGCTGCTTCATTTCGTCAAGCCGTCGCAGATCAACCCGGCCCCGGTGGACGTCAACCTTCTGGTCGACAAGGTCAGCCAGTTTTTCGCGGATACCCACCAGTCCGACAGTATTACCGTTGTTACAAAAACGGAGAACAACCTGCCTCCGGCCTGGGTCGACTTTGCCCAGGTCGAACAGGTCTTGATGAACATCATGTACAACGCCTGGCAGGCCCTGGAAGGAAGAAGCGGCACCATCACCTTAAACACATCCTACAACCCGGATACCGAAAACCTGATCCTGGAGGTAGCCGACAACGGCTGCGGTATCCCCGCGGAAAACATGTCCAACCTGTTCGACCCGTTCTTTACCACCCGTCCGAAGGGAACCGGCCTGGGGCTGGCCATCGCTTACGAAATTATCCGTGCCCACGGCGGGAATATTGAAGTGGAAAGCGAAGAAGGGGCGGGAACCAGTGTAAGAATCTATTTGCAGAGGGCAAAGGAGGCTTCATGA
- a CDS encoding Uncharacterized protein (UPF0236 family) has protein sequence MEMIRSLTPILLSIMETTINNLSGEMDFNTFQDKLASKLNEAGREIIRQVLEEMDRQIKEDKKRRQNWQVWRSGDTKEIVTRFGLVAYKRTYYKHKETSQYAYLVDEQAGYTPHLRVDHNVKAELVARAADLSYRKSGQVIGEQCGNISISGQTVKKAVDTFERAALPNKLKKQVKCLYIEADEDHVACQRGRGFEVRLVYIHEGWSSNGKRRKLERPIYQSSVDEDISTFWERVWEEANKLYDLEAVEKIYLMGDGAAWIQSAKEVFPQAEFVLDRFHYMKYVRMAVAGAHNKQGQKLKSAIRFGNCEKARQVIQELIKAAVTPGRKQRILDAWRYIKNNWAAIAALHREEKTISCSGESHISHILSARLSSRPMGWSKDGARHMSYIRVARANGQSIAEEYRRQRQFQPLPVIYIQQEKLERERKKLKETREVLDNIPVLQGPKNYLREALKGLAFA, from the coding sequence ATGGAAATGATTCGCTCCCTAACCCCCATACTCCTTTCAATAATGGAGACAACAATTAATAATTTAAGCGGAGAAATGGATTTTAACACCTTCCAGGACAAATTAGCATCCAAGCTAAATGAGGCAGGTCGAGAAATTATACGGCAAGTTTTAGAAGAAATGGACCGGCAAATTAAGGAGGACAAAAAAAGGCGGCAGAATTGGCAAGTTTGGCGAAGCGGAGATACTAAAGAAATAGTTACCCGTTTTGGATTAGTTGCCTATAAAAGAACCTACTACAAGCACAAAGAGACCAGCCAGTATGCGTATTTAGTAGACGAGCAGGCAGGTTATACTCCCCACCTGCGGGTAGATCATAACGTAAAAGCAGAGTTGGTAGCCCGTGCAGCCGATCTTTCCTATCGCAAGAGCGGTCAGGTAATAGGAGAGCAGTGTGGAAATATTTCAATCAGCGGCCAGACAGTAAAAAAAGCAGTAGACACCTTTGAGCGGGCCGCATTACCGAACAAATTAAAAAAGCAAGTGAAGTGTCTATATATAGAGGCAGACGAAGACCACGTAGCATGTCAGCGTGGGAGAGGTTTTGAGGTCCGGCTGGTATATATCCATGAAGGCTGGAGTTCGAATGGAAAGCGCCGCAAGCTTGAGCGGCCCATATACCAAAGCAGTGTAGACGAAGATATTAGTACTTTTTGGGAAAGAGTTTGGGAAGAAGCAAATAAGCTCTATGACTTAGAAGCGGTAGAAAAAATATATCTCATGGGAGACGGGGCGGCCTGGATTCAAAGCGCAAAAGAAGTATTTCCCCAGGCAGAATTTGTTTTAGACCGTTTTCACTACATGAAATATGTTCGTATGGCCGTTGCGGGGGCACATAATAAACAGGGGCAAAAACTGAAGAGTGCCATACGCTTTGGGAATTGCGAAAAAGCCCGGCAGGTAATCCAGGAGTTAATAAAGGCGGCTGTTACTCCCGGTCGCAAACAGAGGATTTTAGATGCCTGGAGATATATTAAGAATAACTGGGCAGCAATAGCAGCTTTACACCGTGAAGAAAAAACAATTAGCTGCAGCGGAGAAAGTCACATAAGCCATATTCTTTCAGCACGGTTGAGCAGCCGGCCCATGGGTTGGAGCAAAGACGGAGCTAGGCATATGTCCTATATTCGAGTTGCCCGGGCCAACGGGCAGTCTATTGCTGAAGAATACAGGCGGCAACGGCAATTCCAGCCCTTACCTGTTATTTATATCCAACAGGAAAAATTAGAAAGAGAACGCAAAAAACTAAAAGAAACTCGTGAAGTACTTGATAACATCCCCGTACTGCAAGGGCCTAAAAATTATCTTCGGGAGGCCTTGAAAGGGTTGGCTTTTGCGTAA
- the PinR gene encoding site-specific recombinases (DNA invertase Pin homologs) gives MRAAIYLRVSTEDQAKHGYSLPDQRTACREKAAALGAGEVMEFADEGISGELLDRPGLSALREAVKAGQLDLVVCFDPDRLARKLAHQLIITDEIEKAGVRLEFVNFEWQNTPDGRLFYALRGAIAEYEKEKIRERTVRGKLQKARLGGLPVQADSYGYIYDNGTVKPHPVESEVVKMIFRWFTTEDIGVNGVAARLSEQGIPTRKGRPAWQRCVVKTILTNPMYVGTFYYNRRDCRGTCYNKHLPPEKRVKVKEKPGEEWIAVPVPAIIDRETWEKAQEKIKAARRLWSGWSREEYLLSGLISCADCGNTMHGAVKTKSGGSRERGYTCVKTAAGASNQGCRPIKRVPAEIVEKAVWDRVCEWLNDPDALAREIRERSREKDLRADLERIEKHLADVEKGRDNIRSALAAGLLDLDEKTSKLLRDLKGREKQLLSRKKEVEAALRRSAAVEVRAREIRREAESFLSRLDFLSFEQKRALIRALVKQVTVAGRGESLRVTVYAAFMPEAAARPGEL, from the coding sequence TTGAGGGCCGCAATATACCTCCGGGTATCGACTGAAGACCAGGCGAAACACGGCTATTCCCTGCCCGACCAGCGAACGGCCTGCCGTGAAAAGGCGGCTGCGCTGGGAGCCGGTGAGGTGATGGAGTTCGCCGACGAAGGCATATCCGGAGAACTGCTGGACAGGCCCGGACTTTCCGCGCTGAGGGAAGCGGTTAAGGCCGGGCAACTGGACCTGGTGGTATGTTTTGATCCCGACCGGCTGGCCCGGAAGCTGGCCCACCAGTTAATCATAACCGACGAAATAGAAAAGGCGGGCGTCCGGCTGGAATTTGTTAACTTCGAGTGGCAGAATACTCCTGATGGGCGGCTTTTCTACGCCCTGCGGGGAGCGATAGCCGAATACGAGAAAGAGAAAATCCGGGAGAGGACGGTGCGGGGCAAGCTCCAGAAGGCCCGCCTGGGAGGGCTGCCGGTCCAGGCCGATTCCTACGGATATATTTACGATAACGGCACGGTCAAGCCCCACCCCGTCGAATCCGAAGTGGTGAAGATGATATTCCGGTGGTTCACCACGGAGGACATCGGCGTCAACGGTGTGGCGGCCAGGCTGTCCGAACAAGGTATACCGACGCGGAAGGGCAGGCCCGCCTGGCAGCGGTGCGTCGTCAAAACCATCCTCACCAACCCGATGTACGTTGGGACGTTTTATTACAACCGGCGGGACTGCCGGGGGACCTGTTACAACAAACACCTGCCGCCGGAAAAGCGGGTTAAAGTCAAAGAAAAGCCGGGAGAAGAGTGGATTGCCGTTCCGGTGCCCGCAATAATCGACAGGGAAACGTGGGAAAAGGCGCAGGAGAAAATCAAGGCCGCCCGGCGGCTGTGGTCGGGCTGGTCGCGGGAAGAATACCTCCTGTCCGGGCTCATTTCCTGCGCCGACTGCGGGAACACCATGCACGGCGCGGTCAAGACGAAAAGCGGCGGTTCGCGGGAGCGCGGCTACACCTGCGTTAAAACTGCGGCGGGCGCTTCAAACCAGGGGTGCAGGCCGATTAAAAGGGTGCCTGCTGAAATAGTTGAAAAGGCTGTCTGGGACCGGGTGTGCGAGTGGCTGAACGACCCGGACGCGCTGGCCAGGGAGATCAGGGAGCGGTCGCGGGAGAAAGACCTGCGGGCCGACCTGGAGCGGATTGAAAAGCACCTGGCCGACGTGGAAAAGGGGCGGGACAACATCAGGAGCGCCCTGGCGGCAGGGCTGCTGGACCTGGACGAAAAGACCTCGAAGCTCCTGCGGGACCTGAAGGGGCGGGAAAAGCAACTGCTGTCCCGCAAGAAAGAAGTTGAGGCGGCTTTGCGCCGAAGCGCGGCAGTGGAGGTCAGGGCCAGGGAGATCCGCAGGGAGGCGGAATCTTTTCTTTCCCGGCTGGATTTCCTTTCTTTTGAGCAGAAGAGGGCACTGATCCGCGCCCTGGTAAAACAGGTGACGGTGGCCGGGCGCGGGGAAAGCTTGAGGGTGACGGTGTACGCGGCGTTCATGCCGGAAGCGGCGGCCAGGCCGGGCGAGTTGTGA
- a CDS encoding FOG: CBS domain, which translates to MMEKKRTKVRDLMVPLQDYPVVYDTDTIKDAIKCLKSYLAGGREHRSLLVFSKTRKVGGEEELVGILTVRDILNALKTNRSGFDSSELFTMTMASMGWAYLDPEGKYINVKLGKVIRPLVKAYVQSSDDVTAAIQLMLEKNVNILPVFEGKKAVGLLRALDILDYLGDLL; encoded by the coding sequence ATGATGGAGAAAAAAAGAACAAAAGTCAGGGATTTAATGGTTCCTCTTCAAGACTATCCGGTCGTTTACGATACGGATACCATTAAGGACGCCATCAAATGTTTAAAAAGTTATCTCGCCGGCGGCAGGGAGCACCGCTCCCTGCTGGTTTTCAGCAAGACCAGAAAAGTCGGGGGAGAAGAGGAACTGGTGGGCATCTTAACAGTGCGCGACATTTTAAACGCCCTTAAAACCAATCGCAGCGGTTTTGACAGCAGTGAATTATTCACTATGACCATGGCCTCCATGGGCTGGGCCTACCTTGACCCGGAAGGCAAATACATCAATGTCAAACTCGGGAAGGTGATTCGCCCTTTGGTTAAAGCTTACGTTCAATCCAGCGATGACGTAACTGCGGCAATTCAGTTGATGCTGGAGAAGAACGTCAATATTTTGCCTGTTTTCGAGGGAAAGAAAGCGGTAGGGCTTCTCAGGGCGCTGGACATCCTTGACTATCTGGGTGATTTGCTATAA
- a CDS encoding HD-GYP domain — protein MSMLQAARQALATAPPCLEAHSRRVALLALGAAKLLRLPDPVLIAQAAYMHDLGKTNWPQELFTKYPLNTFDWALVKVHPVAGENLALELCPDLPPLARALIRGHHERPGGKGYPDGLAEPGVEILLLAACDAYDAMTGERAYRSGGPLSVEAALLEVARFTPARVVAALAGAVVRKAG, from the coding sequence ATGAGCATGTTACAAGCCGCACGCCAGGCCCTGGCAACCGCGCCGCCCTGCCTGGAGGCGCACTCCCGCCGGGTGGCGCTGCTGGCCCTGGGAGCGGCAAAGCTCCTGCGCCTACCCGACCCGGTACTGATCGCCCAGGCCGCCTACATGCACGACCTGGGTAAGACAAACTGGCCCCAGGAGCTTTTCACCAAGTATCCCCTGAACACCTTCGACTGGGCGCTGGTGAAAGTCCACCCCGTGGCCGGGGAAAACCTGGCCCTGGAGCTTTGCCCGGACCTGCCGCCGCTGGCGCGGGCCTTGATACGCGGCCACCACGAAAGGCCCGGCGGCAAGGGATACCCGGACGGCCTGGCCGAGCCTGGGGTGGAAATTCTCCTGCTGGCCGCCTGCGACGCCTACGACGCCATGACCGGCGAAAGGGCCTACCGGTCCGGCGGCCCGCTTTCCGTGGAGGCGGCCCTGCTGGAAGTGGCCCGGTTCACCCCGGCGCGGGTGGTGGCTGCCCTGGCGGGGGCGGTGGTGAGGAAGGCGGGGTGA
- a CDS encoding predicted NADH:ubiquinone oxidoreductase: MYLRNYKIVGIGPCRAEGSMFRATAILSRDIAGLLPYLNAALKWCAYEPFVPSLTFKCKGSPVVLHPDRVIVGQLREVDAAEEILDAVIAFINRVYTKKDSLHPQPLPKELPQPAGIYQLLPQTDCGGCGEATCIAFTVKLVKGEKKVEDCPSISPERAGRILTLLATIDDGETIFGGLNNP; this comes from the coding sequence ATGTACCTGCGCAATTACAAGATTGTCGGGATCGGGCCCTGCCGGGCGGAAGGCTCCATGTTCCGGGCGACCGCCATCCTTTCCCGTGACATCGCCGGCTTGCTGCCGTACCTGAACGCCGCTTTAAAATGGTGCGCCTACGAACCATTTGTCCCTTCCCTTACCTTCAAATGCAAGGGCAGCCCGGTGGTACTGCACCCGGACCGGGTGATTGTCGGCCAACTGCGGGAAGTGGACGCGGCGGAAGAAATCCTCGACGCCGTAATCGCTTTCATTAACCGCGTTTATACGAAAAAAGACAGCCTGCATCCGCAACCCCTGCCCAAAGAGCTGCCCCAGCCGGCCGGGATTTATCAGCTTCTCCCGCAGACCGATTGCGGCGGCTGCGGTGAGGCCACCTGCATCGCATTCACGGTTAAACTGGTAAAAGGGGAGAAAAAGGTGGAGGACTGCCCATCCATCTCTCCTGAGCGGGCGGGGCGAATCCTCACCTTACTGGCTACCATTGACGACGGCGAAACCATCTTTGGCGGTTTGAATAATCCTTAA
- the Wzb gene encoding protein-tyrosine-phosphatase: MGEIGIDLSSHRSKSVNEFLGRDIDYVVTVCDQARETCPFFPGGKEYIHQGFADPSALTGPEEDVLAGYRRVRDEIKDWVEKTFRNK, from the coding sequence ATGGGCGAAATCGGCATCGACCTGTCATCCCACCGCTCCAAGAGCGTCAACGAGTTCCTCGGCCGGGACATCGATTACGTGGTGACCGTTTGCGACCAGGCGAGGGAAACCTGCCCGTTTTTCCCGGGCGGCAAGGAATACATCCACCAGGGTTTTGCCGACCCCTCCGCCCTGACCGGGCCGGAAGAGGACGTCCTGGCGGGCTACCGGCGGGTGCGGGACGAAATCAAGGACTGGGTGGAAAAGACCTTCAGGAACAAGTAG
- a CDS encoding soluble P-type ATPase, with amino-acid sequence MQENGVDVSGLTADVEKLEEEGKTAMLMAVDGKPAAIIGVADTIKESSKEAINRLKEMGLEVWMLTGDNRRTAEAIARQVGVEKVLAEVLPEDKAKQVEKLRGQGKVVGMVGDGINDAPALVTADVGFAIGTGTDVAIEAADITLIRGDLRGVAAAIRLSRATIKNIKQNLFWALVYNTVGIPVAALGLLNPVIAGAAMAFSSVSVVANALRLRRFKAGLA; translated from the coding sequence ATGCAGGAGAACGGAGTGGACGTATCCGGACTGACCGCCGACGTGGAGAAGCTGGAAGAGGAAGGAAAGACTGCCATGCTCATGGCGGTGGACGGAAAGCCCGCCGCAATCATCGGCGTGGCGGATACCATCAAGGAGAGCTCCAAAGAGGCCATCAATCGGCTCAAGGAGATGGGCCTGGAGGTGTGGATGCTCACCGGGGACAACCGGCGCACCGCCGAGGCCATCGCCCGGCAGGTTGGTGTTGAGAAAGTGCTGGCGGAAGTGCTGCCGGAAGACAAGGCGAAGCAGGTGGAGAAGCTGCGCGGCCAGGGCAAGGTGGTCGGCATGGTGGGCGACGGCATTAACGACGCGCCGGCCCTGGTCACCGCCGACGTGGGGTTTGCCATCGGCACCGGCACCGACGTGGCCATTGAGGCCGCCGACATCACCCTGATCCGGGGAGACCTGCGCGGGGTGGCGGCCGCCATCCGGCTGAGCCGGGCTACCATTAAAAACATCAAGCAGAACCTCTTCTGGGCGCTCGTCTACAACACCGTGGGCATCCCCGTGGCGGCCCTGGGCTTGTTAAACCCGGTCATCGCCGGGGCGGCCATGGCTTTCAGCTCCGTTTCGGTGGTGGCCAACGCGCTTAGGCTAAGGCGGTTTAAGGCAGGATTAGCGTAA